From one Pseudomonas sp. S35 genomic stretch:
- a CDS encoding alpha-E domain-containing protein, translating to MLSRTAADLYWMSRYLERAENLARMLEVSYSLSLMPQAGRSDGLDELAMSLLSSGTLDSYLERHETLDAERMLHFFALDEENPASIYNCLRAARGNAHAVRGRITADMWENLNATWLEMRSIAAGGLARHGISHFCDWVKQRSHLFRGATSGTIMRNDAYRFIRLGTFVERADNTLRLLDARYEMFGEESEEVSDLSARGYYQWSALLRALSSFEAYTELYPNALNARSVSELLLLRSDVPRSLHACIEELSHILADLPGSYGRTAQRLAAEFEARLRYTGIDEILEDGLHSRLTEFIETVRELARAVHSSYLEVV from the coding sequence ATGTTGAGTAGAACCGCCGCAGATCTGTACTGGATGTCCCGCTACCTGGAGCGCGCCGAGAACCTGGCGCGCATGCTGGAAGTCAGTTATTCGCTGTCGTTGATGCCCCAGGCCGGGCGCAGCGATGGCCTGGACGAACTGGCCATGTCGCTGCTCAGCAGCGGCACCCTGGACAGCTACCTGGAACGCCATGAAACCCTGGATGCCGAGCGCATGCTGCACTTCTTCGCCCTCGACGAAGAAAACCCCGCCAGCATCTACAACTGCCTGCGCGCCGCCCGTGGCAACGCCCATGCGGTACGCGGGCGCATCACCGCCGACATGTGGGAAAACCTCAACGCCACCTGGCTGGAAATGCGCAGCATCGCCGCCGGCGGCCTGGCGCGACACGGTATCAGCCACTTCTGTGACTGGGTCAAGCAGCGTTCGCACCTGTTCCGTGGCGCGACCTCGGGCACCATCATGCGTAACGACGCCTATCGGTTTATCCGCCTGGGCACCTTCGTCGAGCGCGCCGACAACACCTTGCGCTTGCTGGATGCGCGCTACGAGATGTTTGGCGAAGAGTCGGAAGAAGTCAGCGACTTGTCGGCACGCGGCTATTACCAGTGGAGCGCCCTGCTCCGCGCGCTGTCGTCGTTCGAGGCGTATACGGAGCTGTACCCGAATGCGCTGAATGCACGGTCGGTGTCGGAGCTGCTGCTATTGCGCAGTGACGTGCCGCGTTCGTTGCATGCGTGTATCGAGGAGTTGAGCCATATCCTTGCGGACCTGCCCGGCAGTTACGGGCGCACGGCGCAGCGGTTGGCAGCTGAGTTTGAGGCGCGGCTAAGGTATACGGGGATTGATGAGATTCTGGAGGATGGGTTGCATAGCCGTCTCACGGAATTCATCGAAACGGTGCGGGAGTTGGCGCGGGCGGTTCATAGTTCGTATCTGGAAGTGGTGTGA
- a CDS encoding TolC family outer membrane protein, protein MKPVFFALLLSCSSVHAAMGPFDVYEQALRNDLVFLGAIKERDAGLENRTIGRAGLLPKLSYNYNKGRNNSQATLPDGRGGNYHDDRNYSSYGSTFSLQQPLFDYEAYANYRKGVAQALFADESFRDKSQALLVRVLTYYTQALFAQDQIDIARAKKKAFEQQFQQNRHLFQQGEGTRTDILEAESRYELATAEEIEALDEQDASLRELGALIGVQSVNIQDLAPLNPDFAAFTLTPANYDTWHTLAISNNPTLASQRQALEVARYEVERNRAGHLPKVTAYASSRQQESDSGNTYNQRYDTNTIGVEVSVPLYAGGGVSASTRQASRAMEQAEYELEGKTRETLIELRRQFSACLSGVSKLRAYQKALASAEALVVSTRQSILGGERVNLDALNAEQQLYSTRRDLAQARYDYLMAWTKLHYYAGNLRDSDLAKVDEAFGPALH, encoded by the coding sequence ATGAAGCCCGTGTTCTTCGCCTTGCTGTTGAGCTGCTCCAGCGTCCACGCCGCCATGGGCCCGTTCGATGTGTACGAGCAAGCCTTGCGCAACGATCTGGTGTTCCTCGGCGCCATCAAGGAGCGCGACGCCGGCCTGGAAAACCGCACCATTGGCCGCGCCGGCCTGCTGCCCAAGCTGTCCTACAACTACAACAAGGGTCGCAATAACTCCCAGGCCACGCTGCCTGACGGGCGCGGCGGTAATTATCACGACGATCGCAACTACAGCAGCTACGGGTCCACCTTCAGCCTGCAACAGCCGCTGTTCGACTACGAGGCCTACGCCAACTACCGCAAAGGTGTGGCCCAAGCGTTGTTTGCCGATGAAAGTTTTCGCGACAAGAGCCAGGCGTTGTTGGTGCGGGTGCTGACCTATTACACCCAGGCGCTGTTCGCCCAGGACCAGATCGACATCGCCCGTGCCAAGAAGAAGGCTTTCGAGCAGCAGTTCCAGCAGAACCGGCATCTGTTCCAGCAAGGCGAGGGCACCCGCACCGACATTCTGGAAGCCGAGTCGCGCTACGAACTGGCCACTGCCGAAGAGATCGAGGCGCTGGACGAGCAGGATGCGTCGCTAAGAGAACTGGGCGCCTTGATCGGCGTGCAGAGCGTCAATATCCAGGACCTGGCGCCACTGAACCCGGACTTCGCGGCGTTTACCTTGACCCCGGCCAACTACGACACCTGGCATACGCTTGCGATCAGTAATAACCCCACGCTGGCCTCCCAGCGCCAGGCCCTGGAAGTGGCGCGTTACGAGGTGGAGCGCAACCGCGCCGGGCATCTACCGAAGGTCACGGCCTATGCCAGTTCGCGCCAGCAGGAGTCCGACAGCGGCAACACTTACAACCAGCGCTATGACACCAACACCATTGGTGTGGAAGTCAGCGTGCCGTTGTATGCCGGTGGCGGTGTCTCGGCGTCCACCCGCCAGGCCAGCCGCGCTATGGAACAGGCCGAGTACGAATTGGAAGGCAAGACGCGCGAAACGTTGATCGAGCTGCGCCGTCAGTTCAGCGCCTGCCTGTCCGGCGTGAGCAAGTTGCGCGCTTATCAGAAAGCGCTGGCCTCTGCCGAAGCGCTGGTGGTCTCGACCCGGCAGAGCATTCTGGGCGGTGAGCGCGTCAATCTGGATGCGTTGAATGCCGAACAGCAGCTCTACAGCACCCGTCGCGATTTGGCCCAGGCGCGCTACGACTACCTGATGGCCTGGACCAAGTTGCATTACTACGCCGGCAACCTGCGCGACAGCGACCTGGCCAAGGTGGATGAGGCCTTTGGGCCGGCACTGCATTGA
- a CDS encoding circularly permuted type 2 ATP-grasp protein: protein MARSFFDEMNDANGVCRAHYQDFSRWLANTPPELLAQRRREADLLFHRAGITFTLYGDEQDTERLIPFDIIPRSIPASEWSVIERGCIQRVNALNMFLADIYHDQRIIKAGIIPADQVLGNEGYQKAMVGLDLHRDIYSHISGVDLVRDGDGTYYVLEDNLRTPSGVSYMLEDRKMMMRLFPEVFAKQRIAPVDHYPNLLLKTLKSASRLDNPNVVVLTPGRFNSAFFEHAFLAREMGVELVEGADLFVHDLKVFMRTTDGPKAVDVIYRRIDDAFLDPQAFNPESMLGVPGLVAAYCAGNVVLANAIGTGVADDKSIYPYVPEMIRFYLDEEPVLQNVPTFQCRKPDELSHVLAHLPELVVKETQGSGGYGMLVGPASTAAEIEDFRQRIKARPHAYIAQPTLSLSTCPTFVENGIAPRHIDLRPFVLSGKETRLVPGGLTRVALREGSLIVNSSQGGGTKDTWVVEG, encoded by the coding sequence ATGGCTCGATCTTTCTTTGATGAAATGAATGACGCAAACGGCGTATGCCGTGCGCACTATCAGGATTTCTCCCGCTGGCTGGCCAATACGCCGCCGGAACTGCTGGCCCAGCGTCGTCGTGAAGCCGACTTGCTGTTCCATCGCGCCGGGATCACCTTCACCCTCTATGGTGACGAGCAAGACACCGAGCGCCTGATCCCCTTCGACATCATCCCGCGCAGCATCCCCGCCAGCGAGTGGAGCGTGATCGAACGTGGCTGTATCCAACGGGTCAACGCGCTGAACATGTTCCTCGCCGATATCTACCACGATCAGCGCATCATCAAGGCCGGGATCATTCCGGCGGATCAGGTGCTGGGCAACGAGGGTTATCAGAAGGCTATGGTCGGCCTGGACCTGCACCGCGACATCTACTCGCATATTTCCGGCGTAGACCTGGTGCGCGATGGCGACGGCACGTACTACGTGCTGGAAGACAACCTGCGCACCCCCAGCGGTGTGAGCTACATGCTCGAAGACCGCAAGATGATGATGCGCCTGTTCCCGGAAGTGTTCGCCAAGCAGCGCATCGCGCCTGTGGACCACTACCCCAACCTGCTGCTCAAGACCCTGAAAAGCGCCAGCCGGCTGGACAACCCCAACGTCGTGGTGCTGACCCCTGGCCGCTTCAACAGCGCATTCTTCGAACATGCGTTCCTGGCCCGGGAAATGGGCGTGGAACTGGTCGAAGGCGCCGACCTGTTCGTGCACGACCTCAAGGTGTTCATGCGCACCACCGACGGGCCCAAGGCCGTTGACGTGATCTACCGGCGTATCGACGACGCGTTCCTCGACCCGCAGGCGTTCAACCCTGAATCCATGCTCGGCGTGCCTGGCCTGGTCGCGGCGTATTGCGCCGGCAACGTGGTGCTGGCCAACGCTATCGGCACCGGTGTGGCCGACGACAAGTCAATCTACCCCTACGTGCCGGAAATGATCCGCTTCTACCTGGACGAAGAACCGGTGCTGCAGAACGTACCGACCTTCCAGTGCCGCAAACCCGATGAACTGTCCCACGTACTGGCCCACTTGCCGGAACTGGTGGTCAAGGAAACCCAAGGCTCCGGCGGCTACGGCATGCTGGTCGGTCCGGCGTCCACCGCCGCCGAAATCGAAGACTTCCGTCAACGCATCAAGGCCCGCCCCCACGCGTATATCGCCCAACCGACCCTGAGCCTGTCCACCTGCCCCACCTTTGTCGAAAACGGCATCGCCCCCCGGCATATCGACCTGCGGCCCTTCGTGCTCTCGGGCAAGGAAACCCGCCTCGTGCCGGGTGGCCTCACACGGGTGGCACTGCGTGAAGGCTCATTGATCGTGAACTCGTCGCAAGGCGGCGGAACCAAGGACACCTGGGTGGTGGAGGGCTGA
- a CDS encoding YgdI/YgdR family lipoprotein encodes MNMKNLGLPLVALTFLLLTGCATQTVVTLQNGTQYLTKDIPNAKTADGFYEFTDIAGKRIRVKADDVATVHKED; translated from the coding sequence ATGAACATGAAGAATTTGGGTCTGCCGCTGGTTGCACTCACTTTTCTGCTATTGACCGGTTGCGCGACGCAAACCGTAGTGACGCTGCAAAATGGCACGCAGTATTTGACCAAGGACATTCCGAACGCCAAGACCGCCGACGGTTTTTATGAATTCACTGACATCGCCGGCAAGCGTATTCGCGTCAAAGCCGACGACGTGGCGACGGTGCACAAGGAAGACTGA
- a CDS encoding VRR-NUC domain-containing protein, whose amino-acid sequence MANPLDDPLYYLHNFRQVLHWLGQRYADLLDPDEQHFIQQFDSLPQPSQALLVRMVMRKGVHFRAGKLSYQEIGCTHSAATPLRELGWVDDQCLLAFEEVFALLQKGEILSSFKPWIDQPKGKKTDWLEGLAMQFSESRCFAQWCPQLTEPLYSLTVMHLCDRLRLMFFGNLHQDWSEFVLADLGIYTYEKVAFCAESRGLRSRDDVHGVLFLHQCQQVFETGAALQDVLAQVATLTTDNPWLEKRRAKLLFQVGQYCERSAELALAEQIYRTCAYPGARARLIRVLERQEDYVQAMTLASAAQQAPESAAEQQHLLRVMPRLRRKLGEPRLPKLKPRDVTRLDLELALPEPLMSVEYCVQAHLSEPDAPVHYVENGLINSLFGLLCWDAIFAPLPGAFFHPFQRGPADLHSEDFQQRRAPLFAACFEQLQNEQYKAHIRQRYADKWGIQSPFVFWNLLSEDLLEQALECLPAEHLRYWFERLLLDIRANRTGMPDLIQFWPAQKTYRMIEVKGPGDRLQDNQLRWLEFCGEHQMPVTVCYVRWAEQTV is encoded by the coding sequence ATGGCCAACCCCCTCGACGACCCGCTCTACTACCTGCATAACTTCCGCCAGGTCCTGCATTGGCTGGGGCAGCGCTATGCCGATCTGCTCGACCCTGACGAACAGCATTTCATTCAGCAATTCGACAGCTTGCCGCAGCCTTCCCAGGCATTGTTGGTGCGCATGGTGATGCGCAAGGGTGTGCATTTCCGTGCGGGAAAACTCAGTTATCAGGAGATCGGCTGCACTCACAGCGCCGCAACACCCTTGCGGGAATTGGGGTGGGTTGACGATCAATGCCTGCTGGCCTTTGAAGAGGTATTCGCCTTGCTGCAAAAAGGCGAAATCCTCAGCAGCTTCAAGCCGTGGATCGACCAGCCCAAAGGCAAGAAGACCGACTGGCTCGAGGGCCTGGCGATGCAGTTCAGCGAATCCCGCTGCTTTGCCCAATGGTGCCCACAGCTTACCGAACCGCTGTACAGCCTCACCGTGATGCACCTGTGCGATAGGCTGCGCCTGATGTTTTTTGGCAATCTGCACCAGGACTGGTCGGAATTCGTGCTGGCGGACCTGGGCATTTACACCTACGAAAAGGTTGCCTTCTGCGCTGAGTCCCGTGGCTTGCGCAGCCGTGATGACGTGCACGGCGTGCTGTTCCTGCACCAATGCCAGCAGGTTTTTGAAACCGGCGCAGCGTTGCAGGACGTGCTGGCGCAGGTGGCCACGCTGACCACCGACAACCCTTGGCTGGAAAAACGCCGGGCCAAGCTGTTGTTCCAAGTGGGCCAGTATTGCGAGCGCAGCGCCGAACTGGCCCTGGCCGAGCAGATCTACCGCACCTGCGCCTACCCCGGCGCCCGTGCGCGACTGATCCGAGTCTTGGAGCGTCAGGAGGACTACGTCCAGGCCATGACCCTGGCGAGTGCCGCGCAACAGGCACCGGAAAGTGCCGCCGAGCAGCAACACCTGTTGCGTGTTATGCCTCGCCTGCGCCGCAAACTCGGAGAACCCAGGCTGCCTAAGCTCAAACCACGGGACGTCACGCGCCTGGACCTCGAGCTGGCGCTGCCGGAACCCTTGATGTCGGTGGAATACTGCGTCCAGGCGCATTTGAGTGAGCCCGATGCCCCCGTGCACTACGTAGAGAACGGCCTGATCAACTCGCTGTTTGGTTTGCTGTGCTGGGACGCGATCTTCGCGCCGCTGCCGGGCGCGTTTTTCCACCCGTTCCAGCGCGGCCCGGCCGATTTGCACAGCGAGGACTTCCAACAACGCCGCGCGCCACTGTTCGCCGCCTGTTTCGAGCAACTGCAGAATGAGCAATACAAGGCCCACATTCGCCAGCGCTACGCCGATAAGTGGGGCATCCAATCGCCCTTCGTATTCTGGAACCTGCTCAGTGAAGACCTGTTGGAACAGGCCCTGGAATGCCTGCCAGCCGAACACCTGCGCTACTGGTTCGAGCGCCTGTTGCTGGACATCCGCGCCAACCGCACCGGTATGCCAGACCTGATCCAGTTCTGGCCCGCGCAAAAGACCTACCGCATGATCGAAGTCAAAGGCCCGGGCGACCGCTTGCAAGACAACCAACTGCGCTGGCTGGAATTCTGCGGCGAGCACCAGATGCCGGTCACCGTTTGCTACGTGCGCTGGGCGGAGCAAACGGTTTGA
- a CDS encoding lipase, producing MGVFDYKNLGSEGSKALFADALAITLYTYHNLDNGFAVGYQHNGLGLGLPATLVGALLGSSDSQGVIPGIPWNPDSEKAALDAVQQAGWTPISASALGYSGKVDARGTFFGEKPGYTTAQVEVLGKYDDAGKLLEIGIGFRGTSGPRESLVSDSIGDLVSDVLAALGPKDYAKNYTGEAFGGLLKHVADYASAHGLSGHDVVVSGHSLGGLAVNSMADLSSGKWAGFYKDANYVAYASPTQSTGDKVLNIGYENDPVFRALDGSSFNWSSLGVHDKPHESTTDNIVTFNDHYASTLWNVLPFSITNLPTWIAHLPTGYGDGMTRILDCGFYEQMTRDSTIIVANLSDPARATTWVQDLNRNAEPHKGNTFIIGSDGNDLIQGGKGADFIEGGKGNDTLRDSSGHNTFLFSGQFGQDRVIGYQPTDKLVFTHVQSSGDYRDHAKVVGGDTVISFGGDSVTLVGVVGLSGEGVVIS from the coding sequence ATGGGTGTCTTTGACTACAAAAACCTCGGTTCCGAGGGTTCCAAAGCGCTGTTCGCCGATGCCCTGGCGATCACGCTGTACACCTACCACAACCTGGATAACGGCTTTGCCGTCGGTTACCAGCACAACGGCCTGGGCCTTGGCTTGCCGGCCACCCTGGTCGGTGCGTTGCTGGGCAGCAGTGATTCCCAAGGCGTAATCCCAGGTATCCCCTGGAACCCCGACTCGGAAAAGGCCGCCCTGGACGCCGTGCAACAGGCCGGTTGGACGCCCATCAGCGCCAGCGCCCTGGGCTATAGCGGCAAGGTCGACGCCAGGGGTACATTTTTTGGCGAAAAACCCGGCTACACCACGGCCCAGGTCGAAGTGCTCGGCAAGTACGACGACGCCGGCAAACTCTTGGAAATCGGCATCGGTTTTCGCGGTACTTCAGGCCCCCGTGAAAGCCTGGTCAGCGATTCGATTGGTGATCTGGTCAGCGATGTGCTCGCCGCCCTGGGGCCCAAGGACTATGCGAAAAACTACACCGGCGAAGCCTTCGGTGGCCTGCTCAAACACGTCGCCGACTACGCCAGTGCCCACGGCCTCAGCGGCCATGACGTGGTGGTCAGCGGCCACAGCCTGGGCGGGCTGGCGGTGAACAGCATGGCCGACTTGAGCAGCGGGAAATGGGCCGGGTTCTATAAGGACGCCAACTACGTGGCCTATGCCTCGCCGACCCAGAGCACTGGCGACAAGGTGCTCAATATCGGCTACGAAAACGATCCGGTGTTCCGTGCGCTGGACGGCTCTTCCTTCAACTGGTCGTCGTTGGGTGTGCACGACAAACCCCATGAATCGACCACCGACAATATCGTCACCTTCAACGACCATTACGCCTCGACGCTGTGGAATGTGCTGCCGTTTTCCATCACCAACCTGCCGACCTGGATCGCCCATTTGCCCACCGGCTATGGCGACGGCATGACGCGTATCCTCGATTGCGGGTTCTATGAACAGATGACTCGCGACTCGACGATTATCGTCGCTAACCTCTCAGATCCGGCCCGCGCCACCACCTGGGTGCAGGACCTCAACCGCAACGCCGAACCACACAAGGGCAATACCTTCATCATCGGCAGCGACGGCAATGACCTGATCCAGGGCGGTAAGGGCGCGGACTTTATCGAGGGCGGCAAGGGCAATGACACCCTGCGCGACAGCAGCGGGCATAACACCTTTTTGTTCAGCGGGCAGTTTGGCCAGGACCGTGTGATTGGCTATCAGCCGACGGACAAGTTGGTGTTCACGCACGTGCAGAGCAGCGGCGATTACCGCGATCACGCCAAGGTCGTGGGCGGGGACACGGTGATCAGTTTTGGCGGGGATTCAGTGACGCTGGTGGGAGTGGTCGGCTTATCGGGAGAGGGGGTTGTCATCAGTTAA
- a CDS encoding ATP-dependent DNA helicase, whose protein sequence is MSYSVAVRALCEFTAKVGDLDLRFTPSPSAQEGIAGHRTVASRRSAHYQNEVALEGDYQQLTVRGRADGYDPDANRLEEVKTYRGDLDAQPANHRQLHWAQVKMYGWLMCQKLGLTQIDLALVYFDIVGEGETLLNQRFQAAELEGFFNQQCALFLGWARQEMQHREARNTAAQALSFPHTDFRPGQRSLAESVYKAVSTGRCLMAQAPTGIGKTIGTIFPLLKALAPQQLDKVFFLTAKTPGRKLALDASQVLFTSSPDLQLRVLELVARDKACEHLDKACHGDSCPLAKGFYDRLPAARMAASKVSLLDQRNLRDVALAHDVCPYYLSQEMARWADLVVADYNYYFDFGAMLFGLAQLNQWRAAVLVDEAHNLVERARSMYSASLDQYRLKTLRDTAAEPLKKPLQRLNREWNALHKDQVAPYQAYACRPDKLLQALNLCTSALGDYFNDHPEALSGDLQAFYFEALQFAKVAELFNEHFIFDIHKRQLGAKRSSSTLCLRNVVSAEFIRPRLTAARSSVLFSATLSPRHYYADLLGLPTDTAWVDVESPFKAEQLHVRIVDAISTRFVHRQASLAPIVELIARQFAQQPGNYLAFFSSFDYLQQVAQMLAERHPHIALWQQSRGMAEAERQAFLDQFTEHSQGIGFAVLGGAFGEGIDLPGARLIGAFIATLGLPQLNPVNEQMKQRMGAIFGAGYDYTYLYPGIQKVVQAAGRVIRSEHDRGVVVLIDDRFGEGRVRQLLPRWWAVD, encoded by the coding sequence TTGAGCTACAGCGTGGCGGTGCGGGCATTGTGTGAGTTCACGGCCAAGGTCGGCGACCTGGACCTGCGCTTTACGCCGTCACCCAGCGCCCAGGAAGGCATTGCCGGCCACCGCACCGTGGCCTCACGCCGCAGTGCGCACTACCAGAATGAAGTGGCCCTGGAAGGCGATTACCAGCAACTGACGGTGCGGGGCAGGGCCGATGGCTACGACCCGGACGCCAACCGCCTGGAGGAAGTCAAAACCTACCGTGGCGACCTCGATGCCCAACCCGCCAACCACCGGCAATTGCATTGGGCCCAGGTCAAGATGTACGGCTGGCTGATGTGCCAGAAACTCGGGCTGACGCAAATCGACCTGGCGCTGGTGTATTTCGACATCGTCGGCGAGGGCGAGACCCTGCTCAATCAGCGCTTCCAGGCGGCCGAGCTGGAAGGGTTCTTCAACCAGCAATGTGCGCTGTTCCTCGGCTGGGCCCGACAGGAGATGCAGCACCGCGAAGCTCGCAATACCGCGGCGCAAGCCTTGAGCTTTCCCCATACCGACTTTCGCCCCGGCCAACGGTCTTTGGCCGAGTCGGTGTACAAGGCTGTCAGTACCGGCCGCTGCCTGATGGCCCAGGCGCCGACTGGCATCGGCAAGACCATCGGCACGATTTTCCCACTGCTCAAGGCCCTGGCGCCGCAGCAACTGGACAAGGTGTTTTTCCTCACCGCCAAAACCCCGGGCCGCAAACTGGCCCTCGACGCGTCGCAGGTGCTGTTCACCAGCAGCCCCGACCTGCAACTGCGTGTGCTCGAACTGGTGGCGCGGGACAAAGCCTGCGAACACCTGGACAAGGCCTGCCACGGCGACTCATGCCCGTTGGCCAAGGGTTTTTACGACCGTCTGCCTGCCGCGCGCATGGCTGCGTCGAAGGTTAGCCTGCTTGACCAGCGCAACCTGCGCGACGTCGCCTTGGCTCACGACGTATGCCCCTATTACCTGAGCCAGGAAATGGCCCGCTGGGCAGACCTGGTGGTCGCCGACTACAACTATTATTTCGACTTTGGCGCAATGCTCTTTGGCCTGGCCCAGCTCAACCAATGGCGCGCCGCGGTGCTGGTCGACGAAGCCCATAACCTGGTGGAACGTGCGCGCTCGATGTACAGCGCCAGCCTCGACCAGTACCGCCTCAAGACCCTGCGCGACACCGCTGCCGAACCGCTGAAAAAACCCTTGCAGCGCCTGAACCGTGAATGGAACGCCCTGCACAAAGACCAGGTCGCGCCGTACCAAGCCTATGCCTGCAGGCCGGACAAACTGCTGCAGGCCTTGAACCTGTGCACCAGCGCCCTGGGCGACTACTTCAACGACCACCCCGAAGCCCTCAGCGGCGACTTGCAGGCGTTCTACTTTGAAGCCCTGCAATTTGCCAAGGTCGCAGAGCTATTCAACGAACACTTCATCTTCGACATCCACAAACGCCAGCTCGGCGCTAAACGCAGCAGCTCAACCCTGTGCCTGCGTAATGTGGTGTCCGCCGAGTTCATTCGACCCCGATTGACGGCGGCTCGCAGCAGCGTATTGTTTTCTGCCACACTGAGCCCGCGCCACTATTACGCCGACTTGCTCGGCCTGCCGACAGACACGGCCTGGGTCGATGTGGAATCGCCGTTCAAGGCCGAACAACTGCACGTACGCATCGTCGATGCCATCTCCACACGCTTTGTGCACCGCCAAGCTTCGCTGGCACCCATTGTCGAGCTGATCGCCCGCCAGTTCGCGCAACAGCCGGGCAACTACCTGGCGTTTTTCTCAAGCTTTGATTACCTGCAACAGGTGGCCCAAATGCTCGCCGAGCGCCACCCGCACATCGCACTGTGGCAGCAATCGCGGGGCATGGCCGAGGCCGAACGCCAGGCCTTTCTCGACCAATTCACCGAACACAGCCAAGGCATCGGCTTTGCCGTGTTGGGCGGCGCGTTTGGTGAAGGCATCGACCTGCCCGGCGCCCGCTTGATCGGTGCGTTCATTGCCACGTTGGGCTTGCCGCAACTCAACCCGGTCAATGAGCAGATGAAACAGCGCATGGGCGCGATTTTCGGCGCGGGGTACGACTACACCTACCTGTACCCCGGTATTCAAAAGGTCGTGCAGGCGGCGGGGAGGGTGATCCGCAGCGAGCACGATCGGGGGGTGGTGGTGTTGATTGATGACCGGTTTGGGGAGGGCCGGGTGCGGCAGTTGTTGCCGAGGTGGTGGGCAGTTGATTGA
- a CDS encoding carbohydrate binding domain-containing protein — protein MYYNLYKFRDNEWLPSRKVRIRVNGDVIDWSAPSIVEAPDGELNPNSNATMKFRAQDGWTSATKIRIVWAAHSVNFTEEFFLGPIPDNKELSFTIPNAQVRRFDTLPVDVYYERIDLQPHRASQRLFLIVGRYASSLPPVEVEARWGNYLKIGTHVTVTIPPIDSLLNDVITLDWEGNAVSTRVQITISAAQAGKTLLIPVERRFVSENLNGSVRIRYSLARANAPRRFSPLFVLFIRPGRDHLTDFSNNNLNGWIPGPALNNMLDIQFRVYSGNTVFHNYTYPAGDKSGVVFAQVFRNLQPGERYTFSIRARRFDGRYVRPSLSLRTSQGTLTAATELSDLVNWRTLSGTLTANSTTLTLYIQSHIATSDGNDYEIDDIRFRRL, from the coding sequence ATGTACTACAATCTCTACAAGTTCAGAGACAATGAATGGTTGCCATCAAGAAAAGTACGTATCAGGGTTAACGGCGACGTCATCGACTGGTCGGCACCCAGTATCGTAGAAGCGCCAGATGGAGAGTTGAATCCGAATTCAAATGCCACAATGAAGTTTCGTGCGCAAGACGGTTGGACGTCCGCTACAAAAATTAGAATTGTATGGGCTGCGCACTCGGTCAACTTCACTGAAGAATTTTTCCTCGGCCCCATTCCTGACAATAAAGAACTTTCATTTACCATTCCGAATGCGCAAGTAAGACGTTTTGATACCCTGCCGGTTGATGTGTATTACGAACGTATCGACCTTCAGCCCCATCGCGCATCACAGCGCCTGTTTTTAATAGTGGGCAGGTATGCGAGCAGCCTACCTCCGGTAGAGGTTGAAGCAAGATGGGGGAACTATCTGAAGATTGGCACCCACGTAACCGTGACTATTCCGCCTATCGATAGCCTTTTAAATGACGTTATCACCCTGGATTGGGAAGGCAACGCCGTAAGCACGCGCGTGCAGATCACTATAAGTGCTGCCCAGGCAGGAAAAACGCTACTTATTCCTGTCGAACGCCGCTTCGTCAGCGAAAACCTGAACGGATCGGTCAGGATTAGATACAGCCTGGCCAGGGCCAACGCGCCCAGACGTTTCTCGCCGCTCTTCGTGTTATTTATTCGGCCTGGGCGTGATCATCTTACCGATTTTAGCAACAATAACTTGAACGGCTGGATACCAGGGCCAGCCCTTAATAACATGCTTGACATTCAGTTCAGGGTATATAGCGGAAATACAGTATTTCACAACTATACTTATCCCGCAGGAGATAAAAGTGGTGTTGTTTTTGCTCAGGTCTTTAGAAATCTACAACCGGGAGAGCGTTACACATTCAGCATAAGGGCTAGAAGATTTGACGGACGTTACGTTAGGCCTTCACTGTCTTTAAGAACCTCACAAGGAACGTTGACTGCTGCAACCGAACTTTCAGACCTGGTCAACTGGCGGACCTTATCAGGAACGCTGACAGCCAACAGCACGACCCTGACGCTTTATATTCAAAGTCATATAGCTACTAGCGATGGTAACGACTACGAAATTGACGATATACGTTTCAGGCGCCTCTAA